The genomic region TTCAAGTTCAACTGTAAGGTCTGTTATTGAACCATTTGGCACAGGGACTCTTAAAGCAATTCCATCAAGCTTACCTTTTAATTCAGGTATTACTTCTCCTATTGCTCTTGCTGCTCCTGTAGTTGTTGGAATAATAGATAATGCTGCTGCTCTTGCTCTTCTTAAATCTTTATGCGGTAAATCAAGTACTCTTTGATCATTTGTATATGCATGAGTTGTAGTCATTAACCCTCTTTTTACACCAAAATTTTTATGAAGCACTTTAACCATTGGAGCTAAACAATTTGTAGTACATGAAGCCATTGAAATTATATTATGCTTTTTCGGATCATAAATTTCTTCATTTACTCCTAAAACAATTGTTACATCAGGATTTTTTGCAGGTGCTGAAATAATAACTTTTTTTGCTCCAGCATTTATATGCTTTATTGCATTCTCTCTATCAGTAAATAATCCAGTAGATTCTAAAACAATATCTACACCTAAATCTTTCCATGGAAGATTAGCTGGATCTTTAATTGCAGTAATGTTTATTTCTTTATCATTAACTATTAACTTATCTTCTTTATATGAAACATTCGCATTAATTTTTCTATGGATAGAATCGTATTTTAAAAGAAAAGCGAGAGTTTTTGCATCAGTTATATCATTTATACTTACTACATCAAATTTTTTATTAAACTCTTTATTCTCTAAAGCTGCTCTAAAGAAAAGCCTTCCTATTCTTCCAAAACCATTTATTGCTACTTTAAAAACCATTTTTTACCCCTCTTTTAGTTAAATTCTTTTTTAAGCCTAATTAATAAATTTTAAATTATTCTAAAGAAATTATTTTAGCTTCTTTTGAAATTGTATTAAATATAGCTATTGTAGATTCTCCTGATAAATATCCACATACTTCTCCTGGATTTATTATTAAAGTTTTCCCCTCTTTTTTTACTTCTTTTTTATGTGTATGTCCTCTAATTAATAAATCGAATAAATTTATTTTAATAATGTTATCTATTGCTTTTATATCATCTCCATGTGTTAAAAAAATTTTTAATCCATCTATATCTAATACTGCAAAAAAATTATTTACTAAAGCATTTATTTGAATGAGTTTTTGAGTAAGAAGATTCTTATCTCCATCATTATTTCCAAAAACAGTTATCATTCTTGATTTTAAATTTTGAAATTCTTTTATTGTAAATGGACTTACAAAATCCCCTGCATGTAAAACTAATTCAACATTCATTTCATTTAATTTACTTACTGCTTCTCTGATTTTTATTAAATTATCATGAGTATCACTGATTATTCCGATTAACATTTTATATCTCCTCCTTTTTAAAAGATTAAGCTTTTTCTACTTTTATTTTATCTCCACTCTTAACTTTCTTGAAAATTTTTGCATCTCCAATTATTTTTCCAATAACATTTACTGGACTATATGCTCTAGGTTTATCTCCTTTACTTACAGGAGTTTTACCAAAGAAAATGCATAATGCATTTCCAGGAGGCCAATAAGCTACAGTTCCAACTTCAACTTCTTGAATTGAATTTTCTTCTTCTACTTTTACTGGTGTTTCAAAATATACCTCATCTCCCCATCTATTTGCAATAGACTCAAATGGTAATGCATTTAATATTGCTTTAACTGTTTTAGGGTTTGTTTTTTCATCTATTTCAACAAATACTTCTCCAATAGCTTCTGTAATAATTTTTATTTTCATTTATCATTCACCATTTTAATTTTAAATATATTTTTTAGATATTGATATAATTTTTCATTTTTAAAAATCAAGTTTAAATATTCGTTTTTTAATAATATTTATTCAATATGAGAAAGATTCTTTTATTCTTAATGATATTTTTTATATTATTAACAATTTTTAATTTTTCTTCTAAAGCTCAAGGAGTAATAAATGAAATAGATATTCCAACTCCAAATTGTAAACTTTCAGATATAAAAATAGATAAAGATAATATAGTATGGTTTAGTGAAGAAGCTTCTGGTAAAATAGGTTGTTTTGATATTTTTTCTGGAAATATTACTGAATATAATATTAATGGAGTTGATCCGGTAGCAATATACATAGATAATGAAAAAAATGTTTGGATAGCTATGAAAAATGCTAATCTTATTGGAAGGCTTAATCCAAAAAATTTAGAATTAAGAACATGGAAAGTTAGAGAAGGTTCAAGTATAAGAGATATAGTAATAGATAAAAATGGAAAAGCATGGTTAACTGGATATGGAATAAAAAGGATTATAATGCTTGATCCAAAAACTGATGAAATAAAAGAATTTTATATAAATGAATTAGCTCCAACAAAATTATTCCTTAAAGATAATTATCTTTGGTTTATTGCTCCTTTAAATAATAGTATTGTTTGTTTAAATATTTTTGATCAAGTAGTCACACCTTATAAATTAACAATCGATGGTAAACCTAATGATATAATAGTAGATCCTAATGATTTTGTATGGGTAACTCTTCCTGGAGTAAATGGCATTGGTATGCTCAATCCTTCTACAGGTGAATTGAAAACTTATTCAATTCCAACTTCAAATAGTGAACCTTATGGATTATGTATGGATTCTGAAGGTAATATATGGTTTACAGAATATAATGGAAATAAAATTGCAAGATTAAATCCTAAAAATATGGAAATATTAGAAATTCTAATTCCTACTTTAAATGCAAAACCAACAAGTATTGCTATAGATAATAAAAAAAGAATATGGTTTATTGAAGAAAATGGAAATAAAATTGCAATTTTAGAAACTACTTCTTTACCTTCTAAGAAGGATGAAAAAATTTTTCCAGAATTATATTTAATAATTATTTTATCAATATTTATTGGAGTTACATCAGCTTTTATTACATTCAAATTTTTAGAAAAAAAGAAATATTCTAAAAAGAAAACTTAGCTTTTCTTTTCCTTTTTAAAAATATCATTAATATTAAAAGTGTTAAAGGAATAAGAATTAATATAATTGCAATAATTGTAATTTTTGAGAAAAATATTCTCATTTCTATTAAATCTATTCCCTCATCTATTATTCTTATTTCACTAAATATTTGATTTAAATAAGATATTTTAAATAAATATTTTCCATAAGGAGCAGATTGAATATATGCTAATCCATTCACATTAGTTTCAATAATTATACTTGTTCCATTTGGAAATTCAATCATTATAGGAATTTTTGGTGCTGGTAAATTGAATATATCTTTAACTTTAATATTAAAATTATAAACTTTGCATTTAATATACCATTCTTTAGGAGAATTTATTATATTTGAAGGATATTGTTCAGAAACTATATTTATTCCATTCCATCTAATTTCATATATTGTCCAATTCCCCTCATTAATCCATATATCATCATAAGAATATAAATAGTATGCTTCTTTAAAGTCTTTCTCTGGAATATGATGAATTGCAATAATATAAGATGGGAGTGGATATATCCTTCCTTCATAATTATCTAAAAATATAATCGATATTTTATATTGCGTAATCCATTTTGCAAATATTTCTTTTGGAGAATCCATTTCAATAGTTATATTATTAGATTTTGAAAATATACTTCCATACCATTCAATAAATTTTCTTCTTGTTCCATTATTATAATCAATTATTTGAGGAATAGATACTTCTATTACTTCTCCTTCATCATACCATCCATTTAATTTAGGATCATAATAAATTGATGAAATATTTAAATAATATTGAGTTTTCCAATTAGCAAAAACTACCTTTGGGCTATTCATGAAAATTATGCTTGATGTACTTTCTGAACCAGAAGCATCTCCAGACCAATTTTTAAAAACTTTCCTAATATTTTTATTTATGTATACTATTGTTGAATTTATTTTAACAAATACTTTTTCAAATTTATTATACCATCCACTCCCAATTACTTCGCTATATGGAGAAATAACCTTTAGAAAATACTGTGTTTTGTAAATGGCATATATTATTGTATCTTTATCTACAATTATTTCTCTAGAAATTTTATCTTCTCCATCACTCCATTTAATAAATAAATGCCTTATATTTTCTCCTTCATAGAAAGATTCTTGAATTTTAATATTATGTTTTCCAGGTGCAACGAATATTTCTACATTCCCTTTAAAATTAGTTTTATAACGCACATCATCTACTTCAACATCTATCCCATTAAAAGGTGTTTGAATAGTTAAAGTATAGCCTATTATTATTTCTTTCGTTAATATATTGTTATCCTTACTAATTTCAGGAATTTCTCCTTCTTCATCAATAATACATTTTATAATATGCTTTCCATCTATTGCGATCCAATTTAAATAAAATTTTATTGAATCTCCAATTTTAAGAGAAAGGATTTTAGAGAAAAATAATTCATCATCTATATATACTTTCATAGAGAAATCTTCTGCATCTCCCATTCCTAAATTAGCTATGGTTATATTAAATTTTATTATTGTTCCAGCATGAGCATTTAATGGATATATTGAAAAATCAGTAATAGATAAATCTACTACTTTATATTCTATACGTAATTCATAAGAAGAATCTTTTATAGAAACTATTTTTATTTTTAAACCATTTATTTTATCATTAAATTCTTGACCAATTTTAAAAGATGCATCATCAAGAGTTTCTGTTAAAGGATTTGCATCTATTATTTTTATTGCTCCTTCTTCAAATTCTTTAGATTCATCGATAAAAAGAATTAATATTCCTTCATTTGGAAGATAAGAATCAAAACCTATTTTCTTACGTAATTCTATTAAATAATAATTTTTTTGAGAAATTGGAATTTTTATTGCTAAGAAACCCTCATCAATTTTTTCTAATGGATTAATTAATACTGAAGCAATTTCTCCTGAATGAATTTCTTTTATTCTATTGCTTGATATCCATCCAAGTTTAATTTTACACCAAGAATTTAAATGTGATGGAGTTTCTCCTAAATTGTTCCATAAACCACTTGACATTAAATCCCATTTTCCTAAAAATACATCTCCATATTTTCTACTATATAAATCTGGTAAACCAAGCATATGCGCTACTTCATGAGCAAAAACTCCAAGAGGGTCATTCTCAGATACTACACAAATAGATAATGGTATTCTTCCTTCATTAGTTTGAAGAATATAAGGAGAAGTATATCCACATGACCATATATCATCTTCATTCCCTGAATAAGCTTGATTATCTCCTGAATGGACTATTATAGCTGCATCATATTTCTTATAATCAATATCTATATCGGCTATTCTTATTGCATCTTCAATAAGTTCATTATGTTTTTCTTCTGTAAAATTCCCACTTCCATAATACTTAATAGGATTATTTAGCATATACCATTTAGAAGTTATATTTCCATAAAAAGAAAATAATCCATAAGAAACTTCTAAATAATATTCATTAACTTTATTAAAAACCAAATCTTTAATATAATCGATTGGTTTTGAATTTATTTTATCAATAAAATTTATTAAAATAACTATTATAGATTTTATACTTTTTTCTGAAGTGTAACTATACTTATATTCTATTTTTTGAGAATTAAAATTATCATTTTTAATAATTGAAAATGCTGCATTCTTTTGTGAATTAATATTTTCGAAAGTACTTATTTGAAGAAAAGGATTTGAAGTAAATAAAATTATTAAGATTATAATATTTATATTCTTAAATAGGAATGTATTTCTTTTATTCATACAATTTTCAACATTTTAAAAGCTATTTAATCTTCTGGCATAACAAAAACTATAGGATAATAATCTTCTATGAACATATTACTCCAAATTTCAGGAACTATATATCCTCTATCATAAACCCATATAGCAGCATAAATATTATGTTTTGTACCCTTAGGTATTTGTGTAGTAGGTGGTGGTGTTGATAAATAATCTATAACTCTTCTAGAATAATCTTCTGATGTGAAAATATGTATCATGTTATTAGGCTGTTTTTTCAAAAAGTTTAAAGTATCTTTACTTAAAATTATAGCCGTTCCAAATCCTTCACGATATTGAGCACTCCAATATCCATAATTTTGAGTTTCAATGGATAAACTTTTATCCCTACTCATATCATTAAATGTTGGAGGAGACTCTTTTATACTTCCACTACTTTCTTGATAAGCCCAATCATTCAATCTAATTGGACTATTTTCATCAGTAGAATCTCCTGTAATCATCATTATGAATGTTAAATAATTTGTTGAAACACTTTTTTGCCATGTCCCATTCATAATCCATAAGAAATAGCTTACATTATATGGTACTATTATATACATTTCATGCAAGAGTTCATCGGTTATAGTCTTATCATTTGGATAATCATGAACAATGTTTGTATATCTATGAGCTACAGCTCTAACTGGACCATAAACAATAGGCCAGTCCCAATCTCCTGCAGGGATCTTCATTGGATACCATAATCTCCCATCTGGCATTACGTATATCTCATACCCATATAACGCAAACTCGGCATGATAATTGCTATAATTTATTGATACAGACCAATCTACATAGTAGCTATAACCTCCTTTAGCAAGTAATTGAAGCTTATATACACCATTATCTATTACAACAAATTCTCGTTTTATACTTAATTTTATACCATATGTTGGTGGAGGTGTTTCTAAATAATCTTTCCACCAAATTCTTACTTTTTGATCTTTTACACCCCATGGAAAAACGATATTAAAAACTAATTTTGAAGAATTTCCAAATCTAGCGCTTGTTTCATTTCTTTGATAAACATATAAAGGTTTTCTAAGGTCTCTAGACCATTCTTCAACTTGACTAATTGTTTCTACCAAATCCGTTTCATTATCACTATATCCATTCCTAGTAACATTTACTCTTAGGAAACCTATTGGAAGAGGGGGTATTGGCTTTCTTTCACCCTCAAGTGGAATGATCGTCAAATTATGACCATGCCATAACCATCTAGTTCCAGTTTCAGCAGAATACATAACTTCCACGTTATATATTTCATATTCTGGATATTTTATTCCAGTTACATTTTCTTCATTTCCTAAAATTATTATTGGCTCATTTTCTAAATATTTTCTTACAATTATCCAATCCCATTCTGCTATTGCATTACCTTCTACTCCTATTGCTATTTTTCCACTAGCATAATTATTGTCGGTTACCCATCCTGATGAAGGTATAATTTGCTCTCCATCTCTTAATCCTTTAAATCTATTATCCTTTGTTACATAAAATTCATATATATACCATTCATTTAATGATGGATCATTTCCTTTAACATTTGAAATAATATCTTCATTTTGTTTTACTTCTCTAATTATTTCATGGTCTGGATTATTGCCAGTAACACTTCTAGTACGATACGTATATCCTTGAGTGATATTTCCATTTGTTTCATTTGCATCAAAGTATACCCAAATTGTATGTAAATAATCTTTTATGCCACTTACATGTCTAGCTTTAACTTTTAATA from Nitrososphaerota archaeon harbors:
- the gap gene encoding type I glyceraldehyde-3-phosphate dehydrogenase; this encodes MVFKVAINGFGRIGRLFFRAALENKEFNKKFDVVSINDITDAKTLAFLLKYDSIHRKINANVSYKEDKLIVNDKEINITAIKDPANLPWKDLGVDIVLESTGLFTDRENAIKHINAGAKKVIISAPAKNPDVTIVLGVNEEIYDPKKHNIISMASCTTNCLAPMVKVLHKNFGVKRGLMTTTHAYTNDQRVLDLPHKDLRRARAAALSIIPTTTGAARAIGEVIPELKGKLDGIALRVPVPNGSITDLTVELEKETTAEEINKAFKEASETYLKGILEYCDEPIVSADIIGNPHSAIFDALSTNVIGGKGNFAKVLAWYDNEWGFSNRLVELMNLIARKGF
- a CDS encoding metallophosphoesterase, with product MLIGIISDTHDNLIKIREAVSKLNEMNVELVLHAGDFVSPFTIKEFQNLKSRMITVFGNNDGDKNLLTQKLIQINALVNNFFAVLDIDGLKIFLTHGDDIKAIDNIIKINLFDLLIRGHTHKKEVKKEGKTLIINPGEVCGYLSGESTIAIFNTISKEAKIISLE
- a CDS encoding cyclophilin-like fold protein, whose translation is MKIKIITEAIGEVFVEIDEKTNPKTVKAILNALPFESIANRWGDEVYFETPVKVEEENSIQEVEVGTVAYWPPGNALCIFFGKTPVSKGDKPRAYSPVNVIGKIIGDAKIFKKVKSGDKIKVEKA
- a CDS encoding SMP-30/gluconolactonase/LRE family protein, with the translated sequence MRKILLFLMIFFILLTIFNFSSKAQGVINEIDIPTPNCKLSDIKIDKDNIVWFSEEASGKIGCFDIFSGNITEYNINGVDPVAIYIDNEKNVWIAMKNANLIGRLNPKNLELRTWKVREGSSIRDIVIDKNGKAWLTGYGIKRIIMLDPKTDEIKEFYINELAPTKLFLKDNYLWFIAPLNNSIVCLNIFDQVVTPYKLTIDGKPNDIIVDPNDFVWVTLPGVNGIGMLNPSTGELKTYSIPTSNSEPYGLCMDSEGNIWFTEYNGNKIARLNPKNMEILEILIPTLNAKPTSIAIDNKKRIWFIEENGNKIAILETTSLPSKKDEKIFPELYLIIILSIFIGVTSAFITFKFLEKKKYSKKKT
- a CDS encoding M6 family metalloprotease domain-containing protein; this translates as MNKRNTFLFKNINIIILIILFTSNPFLQISTFENINSQKNAAFSIIKNDNFNSQKIEYKYSYTSEKSIKSIIVILINFIDKINSKPIDYIKDLVFNKVNEYYLEVSYGLFSFYGNITSKWYMLNNPIKYYGSGNFTEEKHNELIEDAIRIADIDIDYKKYDAAIIVHSGDNQAYSGNEDDIWSCGYTSPYILQTNEGRIPLSICVVSENDPLGVFAHEVAHMLGLPDLYSRKYGDVFLGKWDLMSSGLWNNLGETPSHLNSWCKIKLGWISSNRIKEIHSGEIASVLINPLEKIDEGFLAIKIPISQKNYYLIELRKKIGFDSYLPNEGILILFIDESKEFEEGAIKIIDANPLTETLDDASFKIGQEFNDKINGLKIKIVSIKDSSYELRIEYKVVDLSITDFSIYPLNAHAGTIIKFNITIANLGMGDAEDFSMKVYIDDELFFSKILSLKIGDSIKFYLNWIAIDGKHIIKCIIDEEGEIPEISKDNNILTKEIIIGYTLTIQTPFNGIDVEVDDVRYKTNFKGNVEIFVAPGKHNIKIQESFYEGENIRHLFIKWSDGEDKISREIIVDKDTIIYAIYKTQYFLKVISPYSEVIGSGWYNKFEKVFVKINSTIVYINKNIRKVFKNWSGDASGSESTSSIIFMNSPKVVFANWKTQYYLNISSIYYDPKLNGWYDEGEVIEVSIPQIIDYNNGTRRKFIEWYGSIFSKSNNITIEMDSPKEIFAKWITQYKISIIFLDNYEGRIYPLPSYIIAIHHIPEKDFKEAYYLYSYDDIWINEGNWTIYEIRWNGINIVSEQYPSNIINSPKEWYIKCKVYNFNIKVKDIFNLPAPKIPIMIEFPNGTSIIIETNVNGLAYIQSAPYGKYLFKISYLNQIFSEIRIIDEGIDLIEMRIFFSKITIIAIILILIPLTLLILMIFLKRKRKAKFSF